A region from the Kryptolebias marmoratus isolate JLee-2015 linkage group LG9, ASM164957v2, whole genome shotgun sequence genome encodes:
- the adad1 gene encoding adenosine deaminase domain-containing protein 1 isoform X1, with the protein MFPARGLFRGSRGASYAQMFMKCTPSAAEVNQSCKPPSAVNGADKQVREPLKPGAFVTPDSLHKKLIDRYKNGETNAVSLVHQLAQVLQFHLEFKETVATGNLPGSHFAFCVVIDGIEYKTGVGLTKKEARLNAAKFALEEYLVILESQKFVLPEASDAPPPLPVKEEPSVSDIHQSRAIYERKKSVNLQIPQAVRDQLTKLMDNHPEFSSCAGTTAAFIIQTSGECDVVALGTGNFNAKECVSSDGRIVHDSHAVVTARRSLMRYLYRHLLLFFNKNANLKEKSVFQRSSSSNLLSLKSGVSLHLYVNQLPKGASQIPTKLRLNPLSISAWQVNNEIGLHLSVEGKVFSVFSSGLHHSASNMVSMSSTDKITQWQVLGYQGALLSHFIEPIYVQSILVGDSCCCETRGMEISVSQRVEGITSQLPMFYCMLRPQISLVPSAATCSPGSDEPTFGVNWSEGDSSVEVVDGLEGKTIDESPFKSGAALASRLCKAAMLHRFKLVAKEAQREDLLITSSYAEAKRMAKTYQEAKNMLHAYLCQQGFGSWLEKVSLNDNFSM; encoded by the exons ATGTTTCCAGCGCGTGGATTATTTCGAGGTTCCAGAGGAGCCAGTTATGCACAGATGTTTATGAAATGCACGCCTTCAGCAGCGGAGGTGAACCAGTCCTGCAAACCGCCGTCTGCCGTGAACGGTGCTGACAAACAAGTGAGAGAACCACTGAAACCTG GTGCTTTTGTGACGCCGGATTCCTTACACAAAAAGCTGATCGACAGATATAAGAACGGTGAAACAAACGCAGTGTCTCTGGTCCATCAGCTTGCCCAGGTTTTGCAGTTCCACCTCGAATTTAAAGAAACCGTAGCCACAG gTAATTTACCAGGCTCTCATTTTGCCTTTTGTGTCGTGATTGATGGGATCGAGTACAAAACTGGCGTGGGCTTGACCAAGAAGGAAGCTCGTCTCAATGCAGCAAAGTTTGCTCTGGAGGAGTATTTGGTCATCTTGGAAAGTCAGAAGTTTGTTCTCCCAGAAGCATCAG ATGCCCCTCCACCTCTGCCGGTGAAAGAAGAGCCCTCAGTCTCTGACATCCACCAATCCAGAGCTATTTACG AAAGGAAGAAGTCCGTCAACCTTCAGATTCCACAGGCTGTCAGGGATCAGCTCACTAAACTGATGGACAACCACCCAGAGTTCTCCAGCTGCGCGGGCACAACGGCAGCATTTATCATTCAGACCT CCGGTGAATGTGACGTGGTTGCTCTCGGCACTGGGAACTTCAACGCTAAAGAATGTGTCTCGTCAGACGGACGGATTGTCCATGACTCACACGCTGTTGTCACCGCCCGGAGGTCCCTGATGAG GTATCTGTACCGGCacttgctgctgtttttcaataaaaatgccAACCTGAAGGAGAAGTCGGTCTTCcagcgcagcagcagcagcaacctcCTCAGTCTGAAAAGTGGCGTTTCTCTTCACCTCTACGTGAACCAGCTGCCAAAGGGTGCATCTCAGATCCCTACAAAGCT GCGCCTGAACCCTCTCTCCATTTCAGCTTGGCAAGTCAACAATGAAATCGGCCTCCACCTGTCAGTCGAGGGGAAG gttttctcagttttctcaTCAGGCCTCCATCACTCTGCCAGCAACATGGTCAGCATGTCCTCCACGGATAAAATCACTCAGTGGCAGGTGCTGGGATACCAAGGAGCTCTGCTGAGCCACTTCATTGAGCCCATCTACGTCCAAAGCATCCTTGTAG GTGACTCCTGCTGCTGTGAAACACGTGGCATGGAGATCTCGGTGAGCCAGCGCGTGGAAGGAATCACCTCCCAGCTGCCAATGTTCTACTGCATGCTGCGCCCACAGATCAGCCTGGTGCCTTCTGCTGCCACCTGCAGCCCGGGCAGCGACGAGCCCACCTTCGGGGTCAACTGGAGTGAAGGAGACAGCTCTGTGGAAGTCGTCGATGGCCTTGAGGGCAAAACCATAGACGA GTCTCCTTTTAAGAGTGGCGCAGCTCTGGCGAGCCGCCTGTGCAAAGCAGCGATGCTGCATCGCTTCAAGCTGGTGGCCAAAGAAGCCCAGAGGGAGGACCTCCTCATCACAAGCTCCTACGCAGAAGCAAAG AGGATGGCCAAGACGTACCAGGAGGCCAAGAACATGCTGCACGCCTACCTGTGTCAGCAAGGTTTTGGTTCATGGCTGGAAAAAGTTTCTCTTAACGATAACTTCAGTATGTAA
- the adad1 gene encoding adenosine deaminase domain-containing protein 1 isoform X2, with product MFPARGLFRGSRGASYAQMFMKCTPSAAEVNQSCKPPSAVNGADKQVREPLKPGAFVTPDSLHKKLIDRYKNGETNAVSLVHQLAQVLQFHLEFKETVATDAPPPLPVKEEPSVSDIHQSRAIYERKKSVNLQIPQAVRDQLTKLMDNHPEFSSCAGTTAAFIIQTSGECDVVALGTGNFNAKECVSSDGRIVHDSHAVVTARRSLMRYLYRHLLLFFNKNANLKEKSVFQRSSSSNLLSLKSGVSLHLYVNQLPKGASQIPTKLRLNPLSISAWQVNNEIGLHLSVEGKVFSVFSSGLHHSASNMVSMSSTDKITQWQVLGYQGALLSHFIEPIYVQSILVGDSCCCETRGMEISVSQRVEGITSQLPMFYCMLRPQISLVPSAATCSPGSDEPTFGVNWSEGDSSVEVVDGLEGKTIDESPFKSGAALASRLCKAAMLHRFKLVAKEAQREDLLITSSYAEAKRMAKTYQEAKNMLHAYLCQQGFGSWLEKVSLNDNFSM from the exons ATGTTTCCAGCGCGTGGATTATTTCGAGGTTCCAGAGGAGCCAGTTATGCACAGATGTTTATGAAATGCACGCCTTCAGCAGCGGAGGTGAACCAGTCCTGCAAACCGCCGTCTGCCGTGAACGGTGCTGACAAACAAGTGAGAGAACCACTGAAACCTG GTGCTTTTGTGACGCCGGATTCCTTACACAAAAAGCTGATCGACAGATATAAGAACGGTGAAACAAACGCAGTGTCTCTGGTCCATCAGCTTGCCCAGGTTTTGCAGTTCCACCTCGAATTTAAAGAAACCGTAGCCACAG ATGCCCCTCCACCTCTGCCGGTGAAAGAAGAGCCCTCAGTCTCTGACATCCACCAATCCAGAGCTATTTACG AAAGGAAGAAGTCCGTCAACCTTCAGATTCCACAGGCTGTCAGGGATCAGCTCACTAAACTGATGGACAACCACCCAGAGTTCTCCAGCTGCGCGGGCACAACGGCAGCATTTATCATTCAGACCT CCGGTGAATGTGACGTGGTTGCTCTCGGCACTGGGAACTTCAACGCTAAAGAATGTGTCTCGTCAGACGGACGGATTGTCCATGACTCACACGCTGTTGTCACCGCCCGGAGGTCCCTGATGAG GTATCTGTACCGGCacttgctgctgtttttcaataaaaatgccAACCTGAAGGAGAAGTCGGTCTTCcagcgcagcagcagcagcaacctcCTCAGTCTGAAAAGTGGCGTTTCTCTTCACCTCTACGTGAACCAGCTGCCAAAGGGTGCATCTCAGATCCCTACAAAGCT GCGCCTGAACCCTCTCTCCATTTCAGCTTGGCAAGTCAACAATGAAATCGGCCTCCACCTGTCAGTCGAGGGGAAG gttttctcagttttctcaTCAGGCCTCCATCACTCTGCCAGCAACATGGTCAGCATGTCCTCCACGGATAAAATCACTCAGTGGCAGGTGCTGGGATACCAAGGAGCTCTGCTGAGCCACTTCATTGAGCCCATCTACGTCCAAAGCATCCTTGTAG GTGACTCCTGCTGCTGTGAAACACGTGGCATGGAGATCTCGGTGAGCCAGCGCGTGGAAGGAATCACCTCCCAGCTGCCAATGTTCTACTGCATGCTGCGCCCACAGATCAGCCTGGTGCCTTCTGCTGCCACCTGCAGCCCGGGCAGCGACGAGCCCACCTTCGGGGTCAACTGGAGTGAAGGAGACAGCTCTGTGGAAGTCGTCGATGGCCTTGAGGGCAAAACCATAGACGA GTCTCCTTTTAAGAGTGGCGCAGCTCTGGCGAGCCGCCTGTGCAAAGCAGCGATGCTGCATCGCTTCAAGCTGGTGGCCAAAGAAGCCCAGAGGGAGGACCTCCTCATCACAAGCTCCTACGCAGAAGCAAAG AGGATGGCCAAGACGTACCAGGAGGCCAAGAACATGCTGCACGCCTACCTGTGTCAGCAAGGTTTTGGTTCATGGCTGGAAAAAGTTTCTCTTAACGATAACTTCAGTATGTAA